In Emticicia oligotrophica DSM 17448, a genomic segment contains:
- the araA gene encoding L-arabinose isomerase — MLDLKQFEVWFVTGSQHLYGEETLRKVDEHSKIIADFLNNSPKIPVKVVFKPVVKTPDEILNICRAANITHNCVGIITWMHTFSPAKMWIRGLNALQVPILHLHTQFNRDIPFSEIDMDFMNLNQSAHGDREFGHILSKMRLNRKVVVGHWQTESVLEKINSWVRVAIGKYKMQTMKIARFGDNMRYVAVTDGDKVSAEMKFGFEVNTYAVGDLVKVINQFSENEIDKLIQAYEDTYELMPSLSKNGEHRSALVEAARIELGLKAFLEDGGFSAYTNTFEDLHGMRQLPGIGSQRMMAAGYGYGGEGDWKTSAMVHVLKVMASGMPGGNSFMEDYTYHFHPTDSMVLGSHMLEICPSIAQGAVKCEVHPLGIGGKEDPVRLVFNASAGPALNVSLVDLGNRFRLIVNEVEAVEVTESFPKLPTARAIWKPQPSMEIGLQAWILAGGAHHTVYSQNLTTEYIEDLAEMLEVELVVIDKNTSIKSLKSELKLNEVYYR; from the coding sequence ATGCTTGATTTAAAACAATTCGAGGTTTGGTTCGTAACGGGTAGTCAGCACCTGTACGGGGAAGAAACACTCCGCAAGGTTGATGAACATTCAAAAATTATTGCTGATTTTCTCAATAATTCACCCAAAATACCTGTAAAAGTAGTATTTAAGCCTGTTGTAAAAACACCTGATGAGATTCTGAATATTTGTAGAGCAGCCAATATTACGCACAACTGCGTGGGTATTATTACTTGGATGCATACTTTTTCTCCTGCCAAAATGTGGATTCGTGGGCTTAACGCTTTGCAAGTTCCGATTCTACACCTTCATACGCAATTCAATCGTGATATTCCTTTTTCTGAAATAGATATGGATTTCATGAACTTGAACCAATCGGCACATGGCGACCGAGAGTTTGGGCATATTTTGTCTAAAATGCGTTTGAATCGCAAAGTAGTAGTTGGGCATTGGCAAACAGAATCGGTACTCGAAAAAATTAATAGTTGGGTTCGTGTTGCGATTGGGAAGTACAAAATGCAAACCATGAAAATTGCTCGTTTTGGTGATAATATGAGGTATGTTGCAGTAACTGATGGCGATAAGGTTTCTGCTGAAATGAAATTTGGCTTTGAAGTTAATACTTATGCCGTGGGAGATTTGGTCAAAGTAATCAATCAGTTTTCCGAAAACGAAATTGATAAACTTATTCAAGCCTATGAAGATACCTACGAATTAATGCCCTCATTAAGCAAAAACGGTGAGCATAGAAGTGCTCTCGTTGAAGCTGCCAGAATAGAATTAGGTTTAAAAGCATTCCTCGAAGATGGTGGTTTTTCTGCCTATACTAATACGTTTGAAGACCTACATGGTATGCGACAGCTTCCGGGCATTGGTTCCCAACGTATGATGGCCGCTGGTTATGGTTATGGCGGCGAGGGCGATTGGAAAACCTCGGCAATGGTGCATGTATTAAAAGTAATGGCAAGTGGTATGCCGGGAGGAAACTCGTTCATGGAAGATTATACCTATCATTTCCATCCAACTGATTCGATGGTCTTAGGTTCGCACATGTTAGAAATTTGTCCATCAATTGCACAAGGAGCAGTCAAATGCGAGGTTCATCCGCTTGGGATTGGTGGCAAAGAAGACCCTGTTCGCTTGGTATTTAATGCATCTGCTGGCCCTGCTTTAAATGTTTCTTTAGTTGATTTAGGCAATCGTTTCCGTCTGATTGTCAACGAAGTAGAAGCGGTTGAAGTCACAGAATCTTTCCCTAAGTTACCCACAGCTCGTGCTATTTGGAAGCCTCAACCAAGTATGGAAATTGGCTTGCAAGCATGGATTTTGGCGGGCGGAGCACATCATACTGTTTATAGCCAGAATCTTACAACCGAATACATCGAAGATTTAGCAGAAATGTTAGAGGTGGAGTTGGTAGTAATTGATAAAAATACCAGTATCAAAAGTTTAAAAAGTGAATTAAAGTTAAATGAAGTGTATTACAGATAA